The Silvanigrella paludirubra genome contains a region encoding:
- a CDS encoding ABC transporter substrate-binding protein, which translates to MSKKIILLIVSLIAILCAVIIIKRSKPSDDHITIGILQFASFPSLDEAKDGFMEQAKKDFGDKIKFIEQNAQGSVSQAQAIASSFKANSSINAFYAIATPAVQALKSEIKDRPIIFAAVTDPIGLQLRGPNSNITGATDMADIQKQIRVIKELLPNVKKVAILFNPAEPNSVILVKKMKEELAKYNIEFHDNGANSQADVAAATQNAVQNAQAILIPTDNTISSAFPIVKQIADKAKIPLITTWTGEKDAPLMQFGVDYIQSGIQSGELLNQIINKNVKPMDTEIIAPNSKIYINSFELKRLNITLPESLKQEVTLL; encoded by the coding sequence ATGAGTAAAAAAATTATCTTACTAATTGTATCGCTAATTGCGATATTATGTGCTGTTATTATTATAAAAAGATCTAAACCTTCCGACGATCATATCACTATTGGTATTCTTCAATTCGCATCTTTTCCTTCACTTGACGAAGCAAAAGATGGATTTATGGAACAAGCTAAAAAAGATTTTGGTGATAAAATTAAATTTATTGAACAAAATGCTCAAGGCTCTGTTTCACAAGCTCAAGCGATTGCCTCTAGTTTTAAAGCAAATAGCAGTATTAATGCATTCTATGCAATAGCTACACCAGCTGTTCAAGCTCTTAAATCTGAAATTAAAGATCGTCCTATTATTTTTGCAGCTGTTACAGATCCTATTGGTTTACAATTACGAGGCCCAAACTCTAACATTACGGGCGCTACAGACATGGCGGACATTCAAAAACAAATTAGAGTAATAAAAGAATTACTTCCTAATGTTAAAAAAGTTGCCATTCTATTTAATCCTGCTGAACCAAACTCTGTAATTTTAGTTAAAAAAATGAAGGAAGAACTTGCTAAATATAATATTGAATTTCATGATAACGGAGCTAATAGCCAAGCAGATGTGGCGGCTGCAACACAAAATGCTGTCCAAAATGCCCAAGCAATTTTAATTCCAACAGACAACACAATTTCATCCGCGTTTCCTATTGTAAAACAAATTGCAGATAAAGCAAAAATTCCGCTTATCACAACTTGGACTGGGGAAAAAGACGCTCCTCTAATGCAATTTGGTGTCGATTATATTCAATCTGGAATTCAATCTGGTGAATTATTAAATCAAATCATAAATAAAAATGTGAAACCAATGGATACCGAAATTATAGCACCAAATAGCAAAATTTATATTAACTCATTTGAATTAAAAAGACTTAATATTACTTTGCCTGAATCATTAAAACAGGAAGTTACTTTATTATAA
- a CDS encoding ABC transporter permease → MSSSLLPVAIGILERGFIGSFVVMAIYLASRVMKFDDFSIEGTFGLGGAIVAWAILHDTNPWIALILAIISGGISGCITGLLHTKLGLNKLISGIVVTTMLFSISINIGTANVALGNAKTIFTTAQEYPFGTLILLALITFFIAYIFIWYMKTENGFILRSTGVNEQFVTSLGKSVPFYITLSLIMANSLSALAGGIFVQYSGFFSAFGNVGTLIAALAGCMIAELIAANMFLMAILGSIIYQLIIAITIELQVEPSWQKLITGLLIVVILVVKKMENIKGAKTV, encoded by the coding sequence ATGTCTTCATCACTTTTGCCAGTGGCTATTGGAATACTTGAGCGTGGATTTATTGGATCATTTGTAGTCATGGCTATTTATTTAGCTTCACGAGTAATGAAATTTGATGACTTTAGTATTGAAGGAACATTTGGCCTTGGTGGTGCCATTGTTGCTTGGGCCATATTACACGATACAAACCCTTGGATAGCTCTTATTCTTGCGATTATTAGCGGTGGTATTTCAGGCTGTATTACAGGCTTACTTCATACAAAACTCGGACTCAATAAATTAATTTCAGGTATTGTTGTTACAACAATGCTCTTTTCAATAAGTATAAATATTGGTACTGCAAATGTGGCATTAGGAAATGCAAAAACTATTTTTACTACTGCTCAAGAATATCCTTTTGGTACTTTAATTTTATTAGCATTAATTACATTTTTTATTGCTTATATTTTTATTTGGTATATGAAAACAGAGAATGGATTTATATTAAGATCAACTGGTGTAAATGAACAATTTGTTACTTCACTTGGAAAAAGTGTACCATTTTATATTACGCTTTCTCTAATTATGGCAAATTCATTGAGCGCTCTTGCTGGGGGGATTTTTGTCCAATATAGCGGCTTTTTCTCTGCATTTGGAAATGTAGGTACTTTAATAGCAGCTTTAGCTGGCTGTATGATTGCTGAATTAATTGCTGCAAATATGTTTTTAATGGCTATTCTTGGCTCTATTATTTATCAATTAATCATTGCAATTACAATTGAATTACAAGTTGAACCATCTTGGCAAAAATTAATTACTGGACTCCTTATTGTAGTTATCCTAGTTGTTAAAAAAATGGAAAATATAAAAGGAGCCAAAACAGTATGA
- a CDS encoding ATP-binding cassette domain-containing protein → MIKIENVHVSFGEFKALQQINCAINEKDFILILGHNGAGKSTLLDTVSGRIIPTQGKIFRNNTDITTLSEAKRSQFISRVFQNTHMGSVATMTVAENLAMATLKGKIAGFKSAIKNFPEYIVEETLKPLNLRLEEHLNTPIGKLSGGQRQIITIVMATLCDPDILLLDEPTAALDPVSTENLLQFVHNFTKQRKMATMMITHDEQRAKFLANRTWVLQKGFLQTE, encoded by the coding sequence ATGATTAAAATAGAAAATGTGCATGTAAGTTTTGGCGAATTCAAAGCTCTTCAACAAATAAATTGCGCAATAAACGAAAAAGATTTTATATTAATACTAGGTCATAATGGTGCTGGTAAATCTACTTTATTAGATACCGTATCAGGTCGTATTATACCAACACAAGGTAAAATATTTCGGAATAATACAGATATCACAACACTTTCCGAAGCAAAAAGATCTCAATTTATTAGTCGCGTTTTTCAAAATACCCATATGGGCTCTGTTGCAACCATGACTGTTGCTGAAAACTTAGCCATGGCAACATTAAAAGGAAAAATAGCCGGATTTAAATCGGCCATTAAAAATTTTCCAGAATATATTGTTGAAGAAACTCTTAAACCATTAAATCTTCGTTTAGAAGAACATTTAAATACGCCAATTGGTAAATTATCAGGTGGTCAAAGACAAATCATTACCATAGTAATGGCCACATTATGTGACCCCGATATTTTACTATTAGATGAACCAACGGCTGCTCTCGATCCTGTTTCAACAGAAAACTTACTACAATTTGTTCATAACTTTACTAAACAAAGAAAAATGGCCACAATGATGATTACTCATGATGAACAACGTGCCAAATTTTTAGCCAACAGAACATGGGTTTTGCAAAAAGGATTTTTACAGACTGAATAA
- a CDS encoding 3-deoxy-7-phosphoheptulonate synthase, translating to MLLQKDYTNTNNYKKFKIDSKNLSWTPDSWRLHPALQQPTFQDARLFQKCIKKLKEASEIVSFAKIQELKNKIASAEKGKSFLFQAGDCAELFKDCTFDRVKLKILELTKQKEILQLGLNKEITLIGRIAGQFAKPRSESYETIENITLPAYRGDIINSSKFTYEARVNNPINLIKSYHKSKKVLNYAQIFNKNSNMYSSHEALLLDYESALTRYDARYNQFYNSSSHFVWVGERTRQINGAHIKYLSGITNPIGIKFSENITTDELIKMVEILNPNQENGKIVLIPRMGHQKISDNLPKFIRSIHKEGFNVTWMSDPMHGNTEKTKKGIKTRSFNKILDELILSLQIHKSENSFLGGMHLETSPDNVTECTGGFQNITEKDLLLNYQTACDPRLNSLQTIEIISHFIKEYVRISNE from the coding sequence ATGTTGCTTCAAAAGGATTACACAAATACCAATAATTACAAGAAGTTTAAAATAGATTCCAAAAATCTATCTTGGACTCCAGACAGTTGGCGTTTGCATCCTGCTTTGCAACAGCCTACATTTCAAGACGCACGATTGTTTCAAAAATGTATAAAAAAACTGAAAGAGGCTTCTGAAATCGTATCTTTTGCTAAAATACAAGAATTAAAAAATAAAATAGCAAGTGCAGAAAAGGGAAAATCTTTTCTTTTTCAAGCAGGAGATTGTGCAGAATTATTTAAAGACTGTACTTTTGATAGAGTAAAATTAAAAATATTAGAACTAACGAAACAAAAAGAAATTTTACAATTGGGTTTAAATAAAGAAATTACTTTAATTGGAAGAATAGCAGGACAGTTTGCAAAACCCAGAAGTGAATCATATGAAACAATTGAAAATATTACATTACCTGCTTATAGGGGTGATATAATTAATTCAAGTAAATTTACTTATGAGGCAAGAGTAAATAATCCAATTAATTTAATAAAATCTTATCATAAATCAAAAAAAGTTTTAAACTATGCTCAGATATTTAATAAAAACTCTAATATGTACTCCTCACATGAGGCATTGCTACTTGATTATGAAAGTGCATTAACAAGATATGATGCCCGTTATAATCAATTTTATAATTCGAGCTCCCATTTTGTTTGGGTAGGTGAAAGAACTCGCCAAATTAATGGAGCACATATTAAATATTTATCAGGAATAACAAATCCAATTGGTATTAAATTTAGTGAAAATATAACAACAGATGAATTGATTAAAATGGTAGAAATATTAAATCCAAACCAAGAAAATGGAAAAATTGTTTTGATACCTAGAATGGGTCATCAAAAAATTTCAGATAATTTGCCAAAATTCATTCGTTCAATTCATAAAGAAGGCTTCAATGTTACATGGATGAGTGATCCGATGCACGGAAACACAGAAAAAACAAAAAAAGGGATAAAAACGAGAAGTTTTAATAAAATATTAGATGAATTAATTCTGTCATTACAAATTCATAAATCTGAAAATTCTTTTTTAGGTGGCATGCATTTAGAAACTTCCCCAGATAACGTTACAGAGTGTACGGGAGGATTTCAAAATATTACGGAGAAAGATCTTCTTTTAAATTATCAAACAGCTTGCGACCCAAGGCTTAATTCTTTACAAACAATAGAAATAATCTCTCATTTTATTAAGGAATATGTTAGGATATCAAATGAATAA
- a CDS encoding chorismate-binding protein, with translation MNNLMDQNFLSYPKETFIPNKNHVSGILYFNRIELKSHSETGNSIASQIKLNSSKYFRTDEKVSSDFFKLKKSGQLEILRELQEISKVNNFHCFIILSFEAAHVIEEIPICDNDTVLAEFTISECLSINTNLFLNQIKKNNFNDLKIPNCDLIHDTSNQYFKNYDKVMEHFKEGDVYELVLSRKLEFKTDPLQMFNYLKNSTALQRAPYRFALNFFQTDIIGASPEILIDIDKENVTMKPISGSIRRTSKEYFLSELELIELEKLYSSEKEKCELDMLVDLARNDLNRFCKNVSVSNYREPLILEHIIHTQSTVTGKLKSEFDSIDAILSSINAGTLVGVPKRKAMEIISNLENEPRKFYGGNLIHIKPDGNIITIILIRTAFINQSKITFQAGSSLIFEANKDYEYWECGSKLKNMLSIINQDHYCFNENKSPEVVMNLNANFRKNKSHKKKLLMIENFDSFTYNLVSLFENCGAEVDIIRNTIKDFDFSKYDGIILSPGPSHPKDAGYLIKHIQNLIEIKPIFGVCLGFQAIIEACGGKVSKLKNPVHGKAKTCYVENSKVLFQSLPNEFEVGRYHSLFAENIPKKINIVAYDELKTPLALEYLNNKSNVCAVQFHPESFLTGLIGEKMIKNWMESF, from the coding sequence ATGAATAATTTAATGGATCAAAATTTTTTATCTTACCCAAAAGAAACTTTTATTCCAAATAAAAATCATGTATCTGGAATTCTTTATTTTAATAGAATTGAATTAAAATCACACAGCGAAACTGGAAATTCTATTGCTTCTCAAATAAAATTAAACTCATCAAAATATTTTAGGACTGATGAAAAAGTAAGTAGTGATTTTTTCAAATTAAAAAAATCGGGCCAACTAGAGATTTTAAGAGAATTACAAGAAATTTCTAAAGTAAATAATTTCCATTGTTTTATTATTTTAAGTTTTGAAGCTGCTCACGTAATTGAAGAAATTCCTATTTGCGATAATGATACCGTATTAGCTGAATTTACAATTAGTGAATGTTTATCTATTAATACAAATTTGTTTTTAAATCAAATTAAGAAGAATAATTTTAACGATTTAAAAATCCCAAATTGTGATTTAATTCATGATACAAGTAATCAATATTTTAAAAATTATGATAAAGTTATGGAACATTTTAAGGAAGGTGATGTTTATGAACTAGTTCTCTCAAGAAAATTAGAATTTAAAACGGATCCATTACAAATGTTTAATTATTTAAAAAATTCTACTGCTTTGCAACGAGCGCCGTATCGCTTTGCCTTAAATTTTTTTCAAACTGATATTATTGGTGCAAGTCCAGAAATTTTAATTGATATAGACAAAGAAAATGTAACAATGAAACCCATTAGTGGGTCTATTCGTAGAACTTCAAAAGAATATTTTTTAAGCGAACTTGAATTAATAGAATTAGAAAAACTTTACTCATCAGAAAAAGAAAAATGTGAGTTAGACATGTTAGTTGATCTTGCAAGAAATGATTTAAATCGATTTTGCAAAAATGTGTCTGTAAGCAATTACAGGGAGCCACTAATTCTAGAGCATATCATTCACACACAATCTACGGTAACAGGAAAATTAAAATCAGAATTTGATAGTATTGATGCCATACTTTCCTCTATCAATGCAGGTACACTTGTAGGCGTTCCAAAAAGAAAAGCAATGGAAATAATATCAAATTTAGAAAATGAGCCAAGAAAATTTTATGGTGGTAATTTAATTCATATTAAACCTGATGGAAATATTATTACTATTATTCTTATACGTACTGCATTTATAAATCAAAGTAAAATTACATTTCAAGCTGGTTCTTCTTTAATTTTTGAAGCAAATAAAGATTACGAGTATTGGGAATGCGGTTCTAAATTAAAAAATATGCTTTCAATTATTAATCAAGATCATTATTGTTTTAATGAAAACAAATCTCCTGAAGTTGTTATGAATTTAAATGCTAATTTTCGAAAAAATAAATCTCATAAGAAAAAACTTCTTATGATCGAAAATTTTGATAGTTTTACATACAATCTTGTTTCTTTATTTGAAAATTGTGGTGCAGAAGTTGATATTATAAGAAATACAATTAAAGATTTTGACTTTTCAAAATATGATGGAATTATATTATCACCAGGCCCCTCTCATCCAAAAGATGCTGGCTATTTAATTAAACATATTCAAAATTTAATTGAAATAAAACCTATTTTTGGAGTATGCCTTGGATTTCAAGCTATTATTGAAGCTTGCGGTGGTAAAGTTTCTAAATTAAAAAATCCTGTACATGGAAAAGCAAAAACCTGTTACGTAGAAAATAGTAAAGTACTTTTTCAGTCACTACCAAATGAATTTGAAGTAGGTCGTTACCATTCTTTATTTGCAGAAAATATTCCAAAAAAAATAAATATTGTGGCTTATGATGAATTAAAAACTCCTTTGGCATTAGAATATTTAAATAATAAATCAAATGTATGTGCTGTACAATTTCATCCTGAAAGTTTTTTAACAGGATTAATTGGTGAAAAAATGATTAAAAATTGGATGGAGTCTTTTTAA
- the trpB gene encoding tryptophan synthase subunit beta → MFKLANSMEMQDRFVTPLLENALEFLNKGFSSYINEKNEKEKLKELLQDFCGRETPLFEAKNLSKLFGGKIYIKREDLVHGGAHKLNNAIAQCSLAKYMGIPNIIAETGAGQHGVASAMAGANLGLSVKVYQGEVDIQRQKLNVLRMRLFGAQLISVTEGNAKLKEAVNAAMRDWVSSYQNHFYCIGSIVGPFPFPKMVRTFQKIIGEETKSQIIQKTGKLPSALFACVGGGSNAAGMFTPFVDEMSVELIGCEAEGAASLEKGSMGILHGMETLVLQNSERQIAQTHSISAGLDYPAVGPWLCGLKQENRLSHYSINDIECIEALQLLAKEEGILCALESAHAVAGAKKYLNHNPGKTIVICLSGRGDKDLDTISKYVNLSENKI, encoded by the coding sequence ATGTTTAAATTAGCGAACAGTATGGAAATGCAAGATCGTTTTGTCACTCCACTTCTAGAAAATGCTTTAGAATTTTTAAATAAAGGGTTTTCATCTTATATTAATGAAAAGAATGAAAAAGAAAAATTAAAAGAATTATTACAAGACTTTTGCGGAAGAGAAACACCTCTTTTTGAAGCTAAAAATTTAAGTAAACTGTTTGGTGGAAAAATATATATTAAAAGAGAAGATCTTGTTCATGGAGGAGCTCATAAATTAAACAATGCCATTGCTCAGTGTTCATTAGCAAAATACATGGGAATTCCCAATATTATTGCTGAAACTGGAGCTGGACAACATGGTGTTGCATCTGCAATGGCAGGAGCTAATTTAGGATTATCTGTAAAAGTTTATCAGGGTGAAGTTGATATTCAGCGTCAAAAATTAAATGTGCTACGAATGAGATTATTTGGTGCTCAATTAATTTCTGTAACAGAAGGTAATGCTAAATTAAAAGAGGCCGTAAATGCGGCTATGCGTGATTGGGTTTCCTCTTATCAAAATCACTTTTACTGTATTGGTTCCATCGTTGGGCCCTTTCCATTTCCAAAGATGGTGCGAACATTTCAAAAAATAATTGGAGAAGAAACGAAATCTCAAATCATCCAAAAAACGGGAAAACTTCCCTCAGCTTTATTTGCTTGTGTCGGAGGAGGAAGTAATGCGGCAGGTATGTTTACTCCTTTTGTAGACGAAATGAGTGTTGAACTCATTGGTTGTGAAGCTGAAGGTGCTGCGAGTTTAGAAAAAGGAAGTATGGGAATATTGCATGGTATGGAAACCCTTGTACTTCAAAATTCAGAAAGACAAATTGCTCAAACGCATTCCATTAGTGCTGGCTTAGATTACCCAGCCGTAGGACCATGGTTATGCGGTTTAAAACAAGAAAATAGATTATCACATTATTCGATTAATGACATAGAATGCATTGAAGCACTTCAGCTTTTAGCAAAAGAAGAAGGAATATTATGTGCTTTAGAATCTGCTCATGCTGTTGCGGGTGCAAAAAAATATTTAAATCACAATCCTGGTAAAACCATTGTTATTTGTTTAAGTGGACGAGGAGATAAAGATTTAGATACGATATCAAAATATGTTAATTTAAGTGAGAATAAAATATGA
- the trpA gene encoding tryptophan synthase subunit alpha → MKIGIYFTIGDLGLKNSLAIFKGLLEGQIDLLEIGLPFSDPLLDGTTIQESHARAVKENISWEEICNALSDLKKMCNLNQQISVMTTSQHLYDINRRSKLPTLDGILISDIRHNIQNPFPVSTKRVWFLNQEIALKKDNLFPPEEISMIYLTRVQGTTGENQKNELSTEIAINSLKNISNKEIWLGFGISNQKDILEAKKQGASGVIIGSAFVKKITDYYFNHLSEYDESQKINFLYHFSKNYINELKLNL, encoded by the coding sequence ATGAAAATTGGCATTTATTTTACAATTGGAGATTTAGGATTAAAAAATAGTTTAGCTATATTTAAAGGACTATTAGAGGGTCAAATTGATCTACTTGAAATAGGTTTACCATTTAGTGATCCATTATTAGATGGCACAACAATTCAAGAAAGTCATGCAAGAGCTGTGAAGGAAAATATTTCTTGGGAAGAAATTTGCAACGCTCTTTCTGATTTAAAAAAAATGTGTAATTTGAATCAACAGATTTCAGTTATGACAACTTCACAACATTTATATGATATAAATAGAAGAAGTAAACTTCCAACATTAGATGGTATTTTAATTTCTGATATTCGTCATAATATTCAAAATCCGTTTCCAGTTTCAACAAAAAGAGTTTGGTTTTTGAATCAAGAGATTGCTTTAAAAAAAGATAATTTATTTCCTCCAGAAGAAATATCCATGATTTATTTAACTCGTGTTCAAGGAACTACAGGTGAAAATCAAAAAAATGAACTTTCAACTGAAATAGCTATCAATAGCTTAAAAAATATTTCAAATAAAGAAATATGGCTTGGTTTTGGAATTTCAAACCAAAAAGATATTTTAGAAGCGAAAAAACAAGGAGCATCTGGAGTTATCATTGGCAGTGCTTTTGTAAAAAAAATTACAGATTATTATTTTAACCATTTATCAGAGTATGATGAAAGCCAAAAAATTAATTTTCTTTATCATTTTAGTAAAAACTATATTAACGAATTAAAACTGAATTTATAA
- a CDS encoding class I SAM-dependent methyltransferase has translation MRYGGDDLAKKTLDEINTNDPNKSYLILNAGSGFGSDMIEQSRILPRAKFIGIEYNQKYADLSSKIIQALNLSDRIKIYNANIADSDHMKKIIHHEGLFDSAYSNLVLLHIKEKTKVYSLIYKLLKPNSIFRNEDYTKIKETNLIFASKKIDCQNLKTFDEMINIARSVGFRNNKFIDLSDKWKKFTLQRLFQNSNFKQRKKTAKQLFFSDIAKYFNNYNGRGGVFIHIK, from the coding sequence ATGAGATATGGCGGCGATGATTTAGCAAAAAAAACTTTAGATGAGATTAACACAAATGATCCCAATAAAAGTTATTTAATATTAAATGCTGGATCGGGTTTTGGATCGGATATGATAGAACAATCAAGAATTTTACCTAGAGCTAAATTTATAGGAATTGAATATAATCAAAAATATGCAGACTTGTCCTCAAAAATTATTCAAGCACTCAATTTAAGTGATAGAATTAAAATATATAATGCAAACATTGCTGATTCTGATCATATGAAAAAAATTATTCATCATGAAGGATTATTTGATTCGGCTTATTCAAATTTAGTATTATTGCATATAAAAGAAAAAACTAAAGTTTATAGCTTAATTTATAAATTATTAAAACCAAACTCGATATTTAGGAATGAAGATTATACAAAAATAAAAGAAACAAATTTAATTTTTGCTTCGAAAAAAATTGATTGTCAAAATTTAAAAACATTTGATGAAATGATTAATATAGCAAGATCTGTAGGATTTAGGAATAATAAATTTATTGATCTATCAGATAAATGGAAAAAGTTCACTTTACAAAGATTATTTCAAAATTCAAATTTTAAACAAAGAAAAAAAACGGCAAAACAATTATTCTTTTCAGATATCGCGAAATACTTTAATAATTATAATGGAAGAGGAGGAGTTTTTATTCATATAAAATAA
- a CDS encoding NAD(P)/FAD-dependent oxidoreductase, with product MSGGFLECYDTIIVGGGPVGLFGAYYAGLRDMTVRLVDRRYELGGQLTAIYPEKWVYDITGIPAIRGKDLYKNLFAQSVPYNIPSSLNEEVVLIRKNRNNILCVETRNGTVMHTKTVMLCLGMGAHIPRRLDIKNIREFEGKGVSYGVHSLDTFKNKRVVVVGGGDSALDLALTIVNECKDLYVLHRSDRFNSHEETTKKLYSSNAEIRTFSELTEIDGDENHVKSACIRNTKTGEIEKLDIDEIIIAIGLLFNLDVLQQWGINMEGNSIIVDHNRQTSIPGIYAAGDIVTYPGKMKLIGPGTSEVMQAIHHAKHYIQENFPYL from the coding sequence GTGAGTGGCGGATTTCTTGAATGTTATGACACCATAATTGTTGGTGGCGGTCCAGTGGGTCTCTTTGGGGCTTATTACGCAGGATTGCGTGATATGACTGTAAGGCTAGTGGATAGAAGGTATGAGCTTGGCGGCCAGCTTACTGCAATTTACCCTGAAAAATGGGTCTATGATATCACAGGTATTCCTGCGATACGTGGTAAAGATTTATATAAAAATCTTTTTGCGCAAAGTGTACCTTATAATATTCCAAGTAGCTTAAACGAAGAAGTTGTTCTTATTCGCAAAAATAGAAATAACATTTTATGTGTTGAAACTCGAAATGGCACTGTTATGCACACAAAAACAGTGATGCTTTGTTTAGGAATGGGTGCTCATATTCCAAGACGTCTCGATATTAAAAATATTCGTGAATTTGAAGGAAAAGGAGTTTCTTATGGAGTACATTCTTTAGATACTTTCAAAAATAAAAGAGTAGTTGTTGTTGGTGGTGGTGATAGTGCCCTTGATCTTGCTCTAACAATTGTTAATGAATGCAAAGATCTTTATGTGCTTCATCGTTCCGATCGTTTTAATTCACACGAAGAAACAACAAAAAAACTTTATTCTTCTAATGCTGAAATCAGAACATTTAGTGAATTAACAGAAATTGATGGTGATGAAAATCATGTCAAATCTGCTTGTATTCGCAATACAAAAACTGGTGAAATTGAGAAACTTGATATTGATGAAATTATTATAGCTATTGGACTTCTATTTAACTTAGATGTTCTTCAACAATGGGGTATAAATATGGAAGGCAATTCCATAATTGTTGACCATAACAGACAGACCTCTATTCCTGGTATTTATGCAGCAGGTGATATTGTTACTTATCCAGGTAAAATGAAATTAATAGGACCAGGTACTTCTGAAGTAATGCAAGCAATCCATCATGCAAAACATTATATTCAAGAAAACTTTCCTTATTTATAA
- a CDS encoding pyridoxal-phosphate dependent enzyme, with protein sequence MSPELLKLLNLVEGKTFENPKELMEEIKLAYHSVISKYLQPSPLRRSVWLSELTGGDIWIKLESLNPNGSFKVRGALYAIHNVMQKNKGNNSIKVCAASAGNHAQGIAFGAKHLGCEAHIFLPKTAPLVKRDATEKLGATLYLEGDNLEEASEAAVAFAKKENAHFIHAYNNYDIIIGQSTCAYESLVQLSSITKEPFGEVDYFVCSVGGGGLAAGASLVFKAESKGNIIGVEQEYYDSAVKSFHNKKQTAIKKPVHSTIADGIAVGLIGNLNYNYMTRYVENLSLVTDDYIVKAILGLFEQERVIAEGAGAAAIADILKRPDFYEGKKVIACVSGGNIDPQLMTRVITRGLNITGRVLRVSVCVSDRPGGLKKLLECIASLEGNVLDLIHDRTYSEVSVGDVDVELSLETRNSEHQYSLLEKLEEAGFKPRMRH encoded by the coding sequence ATGTCCCCAGAACTGTTAAAACTTTTAAATTTAGTTGAAGGAAAAACCTTTGAAAATCCAAAGGAATTGATGGAAGAAATTAAATTAGCTTATCATTCCGTCATTAGTAAGTATTTACAGCCAAGTCCGTTAAGGCGTTCGGTTTGGTTAAGCGAATTAACAGGTGGTGATATTTGGATAAAACTGGAATCATTAAATCCAAATGGATCATTTAAAGTTCGTGGTGCGTTATATGCAATTCATAATGTTATGCAAAAAAACAAAGGTAACAATAGCATAAAAGTATGTGCTGCTTCTGCTGGAAATCATGCACAAGGTATTGCGTTTGGTGCTAAACATTTAGGTTGTGAAGCCCATATTTTTTTACCAAAAACAGCGCCCTTAGTAAAAAGAGATGCAACTGAAAAACTAGGGGCAACACTTTATCTAGAGGGTGACAATTTAGAGGAAGCTTCTGAAGCTGCTGTCGCTTTTGCAAAAAAAGAAAATGCGCATTTTATTCATGCTTATAATAATTACGATATTATTATTGGGCAATCTACTTGTGCGTATGAATCTCTTGTTCAGCTTTCTAGCATAACCAAAGAACCATTTGGTGAAGTAGATTATTTTGTTTGTAGCGTTGGAGGTGGTGGGCTTGCCGCAGGGGCTTCTCTTGTTTTTAAAGCGGAGTCAAAAGGAAATATTATTGGTGTTGAACAAGAATATTATGACTCTGCAGTAAAAAGTTTTCATAATAAAAAACAAACTGCCATCAAAAAACCAGTACACTCCACAATTGCAGATGGCATTGCCGTTGGTTTGATAGGCAATTTAAATTATAATTATATGACACGCTACGTTGAAAATTTATCTCTAGTTACCGATGACTACATTGTAAAAGCCATTTTAGGGTTATTTGAACAAGAAAGAGTGATAGCAGAAGGTGCTGGGGCAGCTGCTATTGCTGACATTTTAAAAAGACCCGACTTTTATGAAGGAAAAAAAGTAATTGCCTGTGTTAGTGGGGGAAATATTGATCCTCAATTAATGACACGGGTAATAACACGTGGATTAAATATTACAGGACGTGTTCTTCGTGTTAGTGTTTGCGTGAGCGATAGACCAGGGGGCTTGAAAAAGCTTTTAGAATGTATTGCATCTCTTGAAGGAAATGTGCTTGATCTTATTCACGATCGCACTTACAGCGAAGTAAGTGTTGGTGATGTTGATGTTGAGTTATCCTTGGAAACAAGAAATTCGGAACATCAATATTCTTTACTTGAAAAGCTTGAAGAAGCTGGTTTCAAGCCAAGAATGAGACATTGA